A single Capricornis sumatraensis isolate serow.1 chromosome 20, serow.2, whole genome shotgun sequence DNA region contains:
- the LOC138096897 gene encoding vomeronasal type-1 receptor 4-like, translating into MSQIYINHPALRHHCCHHLKGSILNDTTASSQLAIGIIFLLQTVLGIWGNFSLLYHYLFLYHTQCRMRVTTLICKHLAIANFLVILSKGVPQTITTLRLKHFANDFACKLILYVERVGRSMSISTTCLLSVFQTITISPMNSYWKNLKIKAPKYIAFSISFCWIQCMFVHLIFPLYALYVSDKRRSTNMRNTRDSGYCSDTDLEKISGSIYVALIVFPEISFSVLIFWASGSMILTLYRHSQRVQYIHKASVSPRSSAESRATQSILLLASTFMCFHTLSCIFNICFALYHNPTWWLVYTTGLISVCFPFISPFLLMSRDSIVSSLCFLYMKNSVLHNLIRKM; encoded by the coding sequence ATGTCACAGATTTATATAAACCACCCTGCTCTAAGGCATCACTGTTGCCATCATTTAAAGGGGAGTATTTTGAATGACACAACAGCCTCCAGCCAACTGGCCATAGGAATAATCTTCTTGTTACAGACTGTTCTTGGAATCTGGGGCAATTTCTCCCTTCTGTACCATTACCTCTTTCTTTACCACACTCAGTGCAGGATGAGGGTCACAACTTTGATTTGCAAGCACCTGGCTATTGCCAACTTTTTGGTCATTCTCTCGAAAGGAGTCCCTCAGACAATTACAACTTTGAGGTTGAAACACTTTGCCAATGATTTTGCATGCAAACTTATTTTGTATGTTGAGAGAGTGGGCAGGAGTATGTCCATCAGCACCACCTGCCTGTTGAGTGTGTTTCAGACCATCACAATCAGCCCCATGAACTCCTATTGGAAGAATCTTAAAATCAAAGCCCCAAAgtacattgccttctccatttccttctgctgGATCCAGTGCATGTTTGTACATCTCATTTTTCCTCTGTATGCATTATATGTTTCTGACAAAAGGCGCAGCACAAACATGAGAAATACAAGAGATTCAGGGTACTGTTCTGACACAGATCTTGAGAAAATCTCGGGTTCAATATATGTAGCTTTGATAGTGTTCcctgaaatttcattttctgtgctCATCTTCTGGGCCAGTGGCTCCATGATTCTCACCCTGTACAGACACAGTCAGCGAGTCCAGTATATTCACAAGGCTAGTGTGTCTCCCAGATCCTCTGCTGAGTCCAGAGCCACCCAAAGTATCCTACTCTTGGCGAGCACCTTCATGTGTTTCCACACCCTGTCCTGCatctttaatatttgttttgctctttATCATAATCCCACTTGGTGGTTGGTGTATACAACTGGcctgatttctgtgtgttttccCTTTATCAGCCCCTTTCTGCTCATGAGCCGTGACTCCATTGTATCCAGTCTCTGTTTTCTGTACATGAAGAACTCAGTATTGCATAATCTTATCAGAAAAATGTAa